The sequence GGCGTCCTGACCCGCCTCGACGCCTACGACATCGGCGTGGCCGCCTGGCGCCTGGGCGCGGGCCGCGCCCGCAAGGAGGACCCGGTACAGGCCGGGGCGGGCGTCGAACTCCACGCGAAGCCCGGGGAACCGGTCCGGGCCGGCCAGCCGCTGCTGACGCTGCACACGGACACCCCGGACCGCTTCGCGTACGCGCTGGAGTCGGTGGAGGGCTCGTACGACATCGAGGAAACGGGTGGCCTGATGGCCCGCCCGATCGTGCTGGACCGGGTGGCGGCGGGCTGACCCCCAACGGGCCGTCCCTTCCGGGGCGGAGCCCCGGGAAAGGCCCGCCCGGGTGTCAGGGGACTTCCGGCCCGGCCCCGCCGGTCTCGTACCACTCCGTCCCGAGCAACCGCCCCCGCTCCTCCGCCGACATGGCGGCCAGCCGCCCGGGAGCCGCCCCCCGCTCCACCTCACTCGCATGCGCGAGAACCGCCGCCCACTTCCGTTCCAGCCAGGGCCGTACGTCCACCCGCAGGTCCACCCGCTCCTCCGGCAGGACGTGCGCGGCCTGCCCGGCCCGCAGCAGGACGCCCCAGTCCCGCAGCGCCGACCCGGGGTGCGTCGCGCACCACAGCGGGACGCCCGCCGCCTCGGCCGCCCCGGCGGCGACCTCGTGCGTCCGGACGTGGTCGGGGTGGCCGGTCAGCCCGCCGAGCGCGTCGTGCGTGACGATCACGTCGGGCCCGAACTCGGACACGTACCCGCCGAGCCGCGCCACCGCGTCTTCGAGCGCGGCGTCCAGCAACCGCACCTCGCCCGGCGCCGACTCCGGCACCCTCGCGTCCGCGTACCCGAGGAACCTCGGCGCCCCGGCCCCCAACACCCGCAGCGCCTCGCGGAGTTCGGGCTCGCGATGCGTCCCCGCCGTCCACGTGGCCGTCACGACCCCCGTGTGCCAGCCCGCGTCGGCCGCCCGCGCGAGCAGACCACCGGCGGACAGGGACTCGTCGTCGGGATGGGCGAAGACAGCGAGGAGAGCGGGCATGGGGGCAGCGTAGGGGGCGCGCCCCCCGGCCCCCGCTCCTCAAACCCCGGAAGGGCTTGATTCGTGGTCGCCGGTACGCGGAACGGCCCCCGCCACCGCCGAGCGCGGTCGCCGGTCCATCTCGCGCCACTCCGGGAGGAGTCCCGCCAGGCTCGTCGTCAGGAAGTACAGCGCGCCGAAGACCAGGAGTGCCGGGACGAGGGCCGTCGCGCCGAGCAGGGAGCCCGCGACGAGGCCGCCGAAGGGGATGCCCGCCCAGGCGAAGGCGGTGACGAGGCCGCTGACCCGGCCCAGGAGCGGGCGCGGCACGCGTTCGATCTGGACGGCGCCGAGGATCGGGTTGAGGAAGCCCGCGCCGAGGCCGGAGGCCACGAAGACGGTGACCACGAGCCACAGCGGCACGTCCAGGGCGAGGACGGCATAGCGTGGCGCGCCCGCCATGAGGTAGCCGAAGAAGAAGACGGGCCGCCTGCGCAGCCGGTGCGCGTACATCGCCGCCACGACGCTCCCCGCGACGCCCCCGATCCCCATCGCGGCGCCCACGAGCCCGATCGACCCGACCCCGCCGCCCGAGTCCCGCGCCCACACGGGGATCAGCACGCTGGAGGTGGCCGCGTCGAGTAGGTTGGTGACGCCGACCACGACGCACACCGCGAGCAGCAGCCGGTCCCGGCGCAGGAAGGCGGCGCCCGCGCGCAGCCGCCGCCAGTAGCCCTCGTCCTCCTCCGTCTCCGTCGCGTGGTGCGCGGGGGCCGTGGCCCGGCGCGGCAGCGTCGTCAGCACGACGAGCGAACCGAGCGCGAAGAGCCCGGCCATGACGGTCAGCGAGGTCAGCGCGCCGAGGAGGGCCACGACCGCGCCGCCGCCCGCGAGCCCCAGCGTGCTCGCGAGCCGTTCGACGGTGCCGGACAGCCCCGTCGCCCGCTCCATCGGGACCCGCGCGAGGTCGGCGGCCTCGGGCACCATGACGTGCTTGGCGAGGTCGCCGGGCCCGCGCGCCGTGCCGATCACGGCGACGAGTGCGAGCAGGACGCCGATGTTCAGGCCGCCGCTGACGTCCAGCAGGGGGATCGCCGCCGCCGCGAGGGCGCTCACGAGGTCGGTCGTCCCGGAGACCACGCGCGCCCCGACGCGGTCGACGAGCGGTCCGCCGAAGGTCTGCGCGAGCACGTACGGGCCCATCTCGCAGAAGGCGACGAGACCGGTCTGCGTCGCGCTGCCGGTCGTGGCGAGTACGTACCAGGGGAGCGCGATCGCGGATATGCGCGTCGCGGTCTGCGCGACGCCGAGGGCGAGCAGGACGCCGATCAGGGGGCGCAGGGAGCGGGGTGCGGTGGTCATGGCGGGCTCATTCCTCGCCGGAGGCGGCCGGCGGAGGGACGTCGCTCGCGGGGGACCCGTCCACCTCGGGGATGACGTGCACGATCATCGAGACGCGTCCGGTGCCGTCGGGTGCCTCCCCCGCGCCCGCCTGCCGGTAGCGGGCGATGACCTCGCGCACCTCCTCGCCGAGCCGCAGCGCCTCCCCGGGCGAGAGCCACAGCGAGTAGTCGCTCATGTCGGAGACCTCGCGCCACTCGGCGGGCAGCGTCGCGTACTCGTTCACGGCGTCCTGCATCCGGCGCGCGTGCGCGGCGGCGACGGCCTGGTGGTAGAGGAAGGTCGCCTCGGGCTCCCGCTCCACGTACGTACTGGAGTCGAAGAGCGTCCCGCCGTGCGCGGCCCGCCACCACCGCTCGCGGTTGTTGCCCCGCTCGCTGTCCTCGACGACGAAGCCGGCACCCCCGAGCTGCCGCAGGTGGTAGCTCGCGGTCCCCGAACTGACCCCGAGCCGCTGCGCGAGCGCGGTCGCGGTGGACGGCCCGAACCGCCGCAACGCTCCGAGCAATTGCACCCGAACGGGATGCGCGAGAGCCCGCAGGCCCTTGGCGTCGAGGTCGACGGGGGCGACGGGTGGCAAGGCGGTGGGAGGCGTGGGCGTGTCTTCTGCGCTCATACGGGCAGCGTAGACCGCGAAGACTCCTTCGCAAAGAGTTCTTCGCGAAGAAGTCTTGGCAATCAGGTTCCGCTACCCCAGCGCCTGTGCCACCGCCCTCGGCATCGTCGTCGTGATCTCGTCGCCCAGGCGTTCGAACTCGCGGTGGAGGACGGGCGAGGCCAGGGCGCTGAGGCCCTTGAAGCGGATTGTGGCGTGGTAGGTGATGACGGTGCTGCCCGCGCCGGGCGTGAAGCTGAGGTCGTCGGTCGTCTCGGCCGTCTTGCTGACGCCGGAGAAGACGAGGCGGTCGGGGGTGTACGTGTCGAGGCGGTACGTCAGTTCGGTGCGGCGCCCCCGGAACTCCGTCACGTTGTGCCAGCGGGAGCCCTCGCCGACCGTGCCCTCGCCGAGGCGTTCGCACGAGACCGTGCCGGGGTCCCAGTCCACGGCGTGGGCGAAGTCGGCCAGGTAGGCGATCACCTTCGCCTGCGGGTAGGGCACTGCGAGCGTGCGGGTCACTCGGATCATGGCGGCTCTCCTCGTACGAGGGCTGCGGGAGGCGGGGTACGGGATGGGGCCCGCCGTCCGCCGTGGACTGCACCTCTTCCCCGTACCACCCCCCGCCACACTCACCCCAGCGCCGCCGCCACCCCCACGAGCACCGGTACCGAGAGCACTGTCGAGAGCAACACCGATTCGCGGGCGAGGCGTTCGGCCACGCGGTACCGCACCGCGTACGTGTAGAGGTTCTGCGCGGCGGGCAGCGCCGAGGTCACGACGACCGCGAGGAGGTCGTGCCCCCGCAGCCCGAAGACGCACGCCGCGAGGAACCACGCGATGAGCGGCTGGCCGACCGCCTTGAGCCCGGCCGAGAGCAGCACCTGCCCTGCCTCCGGCCCCCGGGCCGGGAGCGCCGAGCCGCGCAGCGAGATGCCGAAGGCGAGCAGCACGGCGGGCACCGACATGTTGCCGACGAGCGTGAGCGGGTCCATGACGGGCCCCGGGACGTCGAGGCCGAGCGCCGCGACGGCGACCCCGCTCAGCGAGCCGACCGCGACCGGGTTCCGCAGCGGCGTGAGGGCCTGCCGCACGAGGCCGCCCCGTGTACGGTCGGGGCGCCGCAGGTCGAGGATCGTGAGCCCGACGGGGGTCGCCACGATCTGCTGGAAGAGGAGGACGGGCGCGACGAGCGAGGCGTCGCCGAGCACGTACACGGCGATGGGGATGCCGAGGTTCCCGGCGTTGACGTACCCGGAGCACAGCGCGCCGATCGTGCCGGGCCCGACCCCCCAGCCGCGCACGGCGGCGACGACCCCGTACACGGCGCCCACGGCGACGACGCTCCCCGCCGTGACCAGCAGCTTCGCCGAGAGCAGCACGCCGAGATCGGCGTCGGCGAGCGTCGTGAAGAGCAGCGCGGGCGTCGCCACGTGGAACGCGAGCCGCGTCAGCGTCTCGCGCCCGCCCTCCCCGAGCCGCCCGCTCCGCCCGAGCGCGTACCCCACGGCGATGACCGCGGCGATGACCCAGAACCCGGTCAGCACGCCACGCACGGGGAGCCTTCCGGAGCGGGGACCTCGGGGGCGGCGGAGAGGGGGACCGGGGGCTCGGTGGTGGGTGCACGCATACGGGTCATTGTCCGAGGTGGGGCGCGGGCGCCGGTACGGGGGCGGGGGCCCGGGTGCGCGGGCGGGCGAGGCGGTACGGGGCGGGCCCCGAACGCGGGCCCGGTGGCGCCGCGATGAGTCGGGCGGTCCCGTCCGGTCACCCCTTCGTGGCCCAAGAAGCGAGCGAACCCGCAGCCCCGCGTCCACCCCGAGGACCGGGTGGTCCACCGGGACCGGTCCCGGGCGAACCACGAGGTCCGGGCGAGGCCCAGGGTCCGGGTGCGGCCCGAGGTGCGGGTGCGTCCCGGGAGTCGGGCGAGGCCCAAGGTGCGGGTTCATGCGCAGAGCCGGGCGAAGCTCAAGGTCCGGGTGCGTCCCAAGGTCCGGGTGCGTCCCAAGGTCCGGGCGCGTCCGAAGGGTTGGGCGGACCGCCCGGGCCCGGCGGGCCGGCGGACCCCCCTCCCCGCGTCCCCGTGCTCGCGCTCCCCGCGCTCCCCGCCCCCGCCGACCTGCCCGCGCTCCACCGGAGGGTCGCCGCGCTCGCCCGGCGCTCCGGCACGCTCGTGCTCGATCTCGACGGGTTCGCGGCCGGGGGGCTCGCCGCGGTGGACCTGCTCGCCCGGCTCGCGCTCACGGCCCGGCAGCACGGGTGCGGGGTGCGGCTGCGGGGCGCCCCGCACGAACTCGACGCGCTGTTGGGCGCCTTGGGCCTGGCGGACGTGCTCGGCGTCAGTCCGCCAGCCCCGGGCACTCCGCGCGGTCGGTGAGCGTGGCGGGCGTGCCGGGGACGCTCACGCGCGCCGTCGTGAGGCGGGGCGCGGGGAGGGCGGCGCCCTGGTCGGGGGCGGCGGTGGCGTGCGGCAGCGCGGTCGGCACGGAGGTGTTGAGGAGGGCCGTGCAGGCCAGTTGGCGGCTCGCGCCCGCGGAGAGCGGCGGCGTCCGCTTCGGGAAGCGCAGCTCCAGGGTCGTGTCCCGCACGGCGAGGCCCGGGAGGGGGAGATCCTTCGGGAGCGCCGTCATCAGCGTCGGGCCTTCCGCGGGCGACGGGCCCGCGAGGAGCGCGCGCAGTGCGCCGCGCCCGGAGGTCTCCGGGCGCGGCGCGGCGCGGAGAGTGCCCGGCTCGTCCCGTACGAGGAAGTAGACGCCGTGCGCCAGACGCAGGCCCGTTGCCGGGGCGCCGACCTCGATGACGTCCGTGGGCGGCACCCCGCACCCGGCGAGCAGCCCCGCGGCGGCGAGAGCGAGAGCGCCGAGCGTGCGCGAAGAGCGGGGCCGCCTCATGCCCGTGCCTCCGGGGTCTTCCCCGCGTCCTCCGGCGGGGCGAGCGGCAGCCGTACGGTGAAGACCACGCCCCCGTCCGGGCGGTTGGCCGCCGTGACGTCACCGCCGTGCAGCCGGACGTTCTCGTGCGTGATCGCGAGGCCCAGGCCGCTGCTCTCGCTGCGGGTGCGGGCCGCCCCGGCCTTGAAGAAGCGGTCGAAGAGGTGCGGGAGCGCGGCCTCGGGAACGCCGGGGCCCCGGTCGCTCACCTCGATCTCGACGCCTCGCGGGGACGGCAGCGGGCGCAGCGCGAGGCGGACCGGTGCGGCGCCGTGCTTGAGCGCATTGCCGACGAGGTTCGCGACGACGACGTCGAGGCGACGCGGGTCGACGCGGGCCCGTACCCCCGCCGGGAGTTCCGTCTCCACCCGGCCCGTCCACCCACGGGTGGAAAGCGTGCGGCGCACGGACTCCGCGAGGTCGAGATCGTCGGCGTGCAGCTCCACGGCCCCCGCGTCGAAACGGGAGATCTCCATCAGGTCCTCCACGAGGCGCGCGAGGCGCATCGTCTCCTCCGTCACGAGCCGCACCGCGTCCGCCGTGTCCTTGTCGAAACGCGGTGCCTCCTCGGCGAGTACGTCGGTCACCGCCGCCATCGCGGCGAGCGGCGTGCGCAGTTCGTGCGAGACGTCGGCGGCGAAGCGCCGGGCCCGCGCCTCCATCCGGCGCAACTCCGCGACCGACTTCTCCAGCGCCGCCGCCGTCTCGTTGAACGCCCCCGCGAGCCCGGCGAGTTCGTCCGAGCCCTGCACTCTCAGCCGCGTCCCGAGGTCCCCCTCGGCCATCCGCCGCTGCGCCCCCCGCAACTCCCGCACGGGCCGCAGCACCCCGCGCGCGAGCAGCAGCGCGAGCAGCACGGCGAGCCCGAGCGACGGCAGCGCGGCCCGCTCGACGGCGCTCACGAGAGCCGCCACGTACGCCTCCTCGCCCGACTGCGGGACGATGAGGTAGACCGAGAGACCGCTCAGGCCGCGGGAGTCGCCCGCGTACGTGACGGGCAGGCCGACGACGAGCACGGTGCCGCTGCGCGCGCGCACCCGCTGGAAGACCGCGACCGAGTGCGTCTCCACCCGGCCGCGCAGCTCCCGCCCGATCAGCTCGGGCGCCGGCCCGCTGCCCGCGTCGGCCCGCAGGGCCCCGTACGTGGCGACGACGCGCCAGCTCTGCGCGCGGTGCCCCGAGACGAGGCGGCTCGCGAGCTCTGTCAGCGTGTCCTGGTCGGCGGGCGTCGCGAAGCCGGGCGCGACCTGCCCGACCTCGTCCCTGAACTGATCCACCACGCCGTCCTGGCTCCGCTGCAGGAGCCCGTTCCGCGCCTCGCGAAAGGTCAGCGCCCCGGTCCCGAGCGCGCTGACGACGGCGACGAGCGCGAAGGCGAGCACCATGCGGCCCCGCAGCCCGCCGAACGAGGGGAGCCGGGGACGACGGGAGACGGCGGCCTCCCGCTCGGCGATGGCCCCCTTGTCGGCGGTGGCTCCCTTGTCGGCGGTGGTCTCCTGCTCGGCGACGGCCTCCGCGCCGGTGGTGGCCTCGCTGCCGGCGGTGGCCTCCTGGTCGGCCGGGGCGGCGGCGGGCGAGGTCGTGGGCGGCGCTTGCGTGCGTGTCGGGCCGGGCGCGCGGTCTCGGCGGGCCCGCGGGGGCCCCGCGCCCCTCATCCCGTACTCCCCCCGCGGAAGCGGTAGCCGAAGCCCCGGACCGTCTCGACGCGGTCCGCCGCCGCGGCGAGCTTGTTGCGCAGGCGCTTCACGCAGGCGTCCACCAGGCGGATGTCGCCGTGGTAGCTGTGCTCCCAGACCGCCTCCAGGAGTTGCTGGCGGCTGAGGACCTGGCCCGGGGAGGCCGAGAGGGTCAGCAGGAGGCGGAGTTCGGAAGGGGCGAGCGGGACCGGGGCGCCCTCGTGGGCGACGCGGAGGCCCGTGCGGTCGATCGTGAGCGGGCCGTGCGTCTCCGGCGGCGGGGTGCCCGGCGTGTCGAGGCGGCGCAGGACCGCGCGGATGCGCGCGTCGAGCACACGGGCCCGTACGGGCTTGACCACGTAGTCGTCCGCGCCCGCCTCCAGGCCCACGACGACATCGATGTCATCGCCGCGCGCGGTCACGAGGAGCAGCGGTACGTGCGCCCGCTCGGGCGTGCGCAGCCTCCGGCACACCTCCAGCCCGTCCATGCCCGGCAGCATCCAGTCGAGCACCACGACGTCGGGCACGGCCGCGGCGAAGGCCGCGAGCCCCTCCTCGCCGCTCGCCGCCGCCCGCACCTCGTGCCCCTGACGCCGGAGCCCGAGGGTGACGGCCCGGCGGACGGGCTCGTCATCCTCGATGAGCAGTACGCGGGACATGCGGCCAGTATGCGTGTGCGCAGGGCGGTCATCCGTGCGGGTGCGGGTGCGCGCGGGGCGGTTGTTACGGAACGGTCGTACGGGCGGCCAAGCACGGTGACGCCCGCTGTGCAGCCTGGAGCGGCCCCGTCGCCGACACCGAGGAACCCGGCCCGCCCCATGCGCCAGAAGAAACCCGCCGCCCGCGACTCCCGCACCGCCCGCCGCTCGGAGGAGCGCAAGGCCACGAGCCGCAGGCGCGGCCTCCTCGGGCTCGCCGCGCTCGCCGTCGTGACCCTCCTGGCCGCCGGCCTCGTCGCGCGCGGCGGCCACGGCGGCCACGGCGGCGACGGGGGTGCGGAGGCGGGGAGCGCGGGCACGTCCCGTACGAGCCCTTCGCCGGAGGCGGTCCGCACCGAGGCGCGCGGCAGGCCCAGTGCCTCGACCGGGGCGGGGAAGTCCCCGAAGGCGAAGCCGTCGAAGTCCCCCGAAATGTCCGCGTCCCCGGGCCCCGGCCCGAAGAGCGGCACCGGGCTCTTCACCACCGCCTCGGCGAGCGGCGGCCTCGTCGGGCACGGCGCCACCGTCCGCCGGTACACCGTGCAGGTCGAGGGGGGCAGCGGTATATCCGCGACGGAGGCGGCGCGGCAGATCGAGCGCGTGCTCGCCGACCCGCGCGGCTGGACCGCGAACGGCCGCGACTCCTTCCAGCTCGTCGGTTCGGGCCCGCACGACTTCGAGGTGAAGATCGCGACGCCCGACACCGTGGACCGGCTGTGCGGGCAGGCCGGGCTCGACACGCACGGCGAGGTCAACTGCGACGTCGGCAGTCAGGTCATCGTCAACCTCAAGCGCTGGCTGACCGGTTCACCCGAGTTCTCGGGCCCGGTCGAGGAGTACCGCGCGCTGATCATCAACCACGAGGTCGGCCACCGCATCGGCCACGGCCACGAGACCTGCCCCGGCGCAGGGCGCCCCGCGCCCGCGATGATGCAGCAGATCTACGGGCTCAAGGGCTGCGCGCCCAACGCGTGGCCGTACGACAGGAACGGGACGTACCTGGGCGGGCCCGCCGTGGCCTGACCCGGACCGCGCCCACCGCGTCCATTGGGCCCACCGCGCCCGCCGCGCCCGACCCCGGCCGCGCCCACCGGGCCCCCTCGTACCCGTCCTACCCGTCCTACCCGTCCGCCCCTCAGCCCACGACCCCCCGCCCCTCCGCGTCGAGCCGCGTCGGCAGCCCGAAGAGCGGGAACCAGCGGGCCGCGTCCAGGAAGCAGTGCACGCCCCGGACGCGGCCCGCGTCCAGGTCCATGACCTGCACCGCCCACGGCGTGAAGCCCGAGCCGTCCGGCTCCCGGTGGTAGTGCCCGAAGGCGGGGGCGCCGTTGGCGACGGTCGGGACGAGGCGCGAGCCCCGGCAGACGGAGCCGGTGCCGAGCATCCAGCCCGTGAAGTTCTCCGGGCCGACGAGCCACAGGTCGTACGGGGGCATCGACATCACGGCGTCCTCGTGGAGCAGCGCCGTGAGGGCCTCCATGTCGTAGCCCTCGAAGGCGGCCACGTACCGGTCGAGGAGCGCGCGTTGCCCGGCGTCGAGCGGGGCGACGGTGTCGGTCTGCCGGACCGGGTGCTCGGCGAGGGTCGCGCGGGCGCGCTGGAGCGCGCTGTTGACGCCCGCGACCGTCGTGCCGAGCAGGTGGGCGACCTCCTGCGCGCGCCAGGCGAGGACTTCCCTGAGGATGAGCACGGCGCGCTGCTTCGCGGGGAGGTGCTGGAGCGCGGCGACGAAGGCGAGCCGCACGGAGTCGCGGAGCGCCGCGGTCTCGGCGGGGTCGTCCGGATGGGCGGGGAGCACCTTCGCGTCCGGCACGGGCTCCAGCCACGTCGGCTCGGGGCGCTCCTTGAGGACGGCGCTCGCGGCGGGCTGCGGCGAGGTGAGGTCCATGGGGAGCGCGCGCCTGTTGCCCGCGTTGAGCGCGTCGAGGCACACGTTGGTCGCGATGCGGTAGAGCCACGAGCGCAGCGAGGAGCGGCCCTCGAAGGAGTCGAGCGCCTTCCACGCCCGCACCATCGTGTCCTGCACCGCGTCCTCGGCCTCGAAGGGGGAGCCGAGCATCCGGTAGCAGTACCCCGTCAACTCCCGGCGGTACTCCTCAAGACGCGCGTCCGTGATGGTCGCCCCGGCCTCGCCCACGACATACCCCCGGCTCGGAAAACAGCGTGCGGAAGCCGCCCCCGCACTGACGCGACGACGGTCCTGCGGACGCTACAAGAGCCCACTGACAACGGCCCGCGCCCGCCGGGACAGCGCCCGCGCCCGCCGTGCCGCCCCCGTCCGCCGCGACACCGCTCACGCCCGCCGTGCCGCCCATGCCCGCCGTGCCCTCACGCTCGCCGCGCCCCTCACGCCCGCCGTGCCGTCACCGTCCCCACCAGCGTCACGCCCACGACGCCCGCCACCGCGAGCAGCCCGAGGAGGACCGTGCCGCTCCAGCCCGCCGTGTGGTACGCGCTCGCGCCGAGCGTGCCGCCGAGGCTGGAGCCGAGGTAGTACGCGGACTGGTAGAGCGCGGACGCCTGGGCGCGTCCCGTACGGGCCGTGTCGCTCACGGACGAGGAGGCGACCGCGTGCCCGGCGAAGAAACCGGCCGTCACGAGCACGAGCCCCGGCAGTACGCACCACAGCGGGCCGCCGAGCGAGACGAGGAGCCCGGCCGCCGTCGTGCCCGCCGCGAGGTAGAGCGCGCCGCGCCGCCCGGTGCGCCGCACGAGCCGTCCGGCGGCGGCCGAGGAGCCCGTACCGACGAGGTAGACGAGGAAGACCGAGCCCACGAGGCCCTGCGGGAGCGCGAGTGGCGGGGCCGCGAGGCGGTAGCCGATGACCGTGTAGACCGCGCCGAAGACGGTCATGAAGAGCCCGCCGATCGCGTACAGGCGCAGGAGCAGCGGGTTCGCGAGGTGGCCGCGCACGGTCCGTACGAGCGCGCGGGGCGCGAGCGGCGCGGGCGTGAAGTGACGGGGCGCGGGGAGCAGGGCGCGGAAGGCGAGGGCGCAGCCGAGCGCGAGGACCGCGACCGCGCCGACCGCCGCGCGCCAGCCCCACCACTGCGCGACCCAGCCGGTCAGGACGCGCCCGCTCATGCCGCCGACGCTGTTGCCCGCGACGAAGAGCCCGATCGCGGCGACGAGCGCCTTGGGCCGTACCTCCTCGGCGAGGTAGGCCATCGCGGAGGCGGGGAGCGCGGCGAGCGCGGCGCCCTGGACGGCGCGCAGCGCGATGAGGGTGCCGAGGGTCGGGGCGAAGGGGGCGAGGAGGGCGAGCGGGACGGCGACGCAGAGCGCGGCGGTCATCATCGTGCGCCGCCCGAAGCGCTCCGAGAGCGCGCTGAGCGGGACGACGGCGAGCGCGAGGGCACCGGTCGCGGCCGAGACGGTCCAGCTCGTGTCGCTCGCGCTCGCGTGGAAGTCGGCGGAGAGGAGCGGGAGGAGGGCCTGCGTGGCGTAGAGGAGCGCGAAGGTCGCGACGCCCGCGAGGAAGAGCGCGAGCGACATCCGCCGGAAGCCGGGACCGCCGGGGCGCAGACGGCGATCGGGGGCGGGGGAGGCGGGGCGGGTGACGGGGCGGAGGGCGTCCGGGCGCGGGGCCTCGGGCGCCTCGGTACTGACGGCGGGCATGAGCCGAACGTACGGAGGCCCGCACTCATGCGTCCAATGCATGGAAACGCCGAAACCGATCCATGGCAGCATGACAGCAGGCAGGAGGCGGTACGGGACGGTGCGGACCGCCGCCGGATCTCCGCCCCCGCCCCGCCGTATCCGTGCCGCACCCCGCCGAGGACGCCCGTGACCAGCCCGCCCCCGCCGCTCCCCCCGCGCCCCGAGCCGCCCTCCCGCCCCCTCGCCGCGCTCGATCCCGAGTCCTGGGCCACCGTGCTCGCCCCGCGCCTCGCGCACTTCGCGGGCGTGGCCCGCAGCGAGCACGTGACGCGGGCCGCGCACGAGATGCGCATGCCGCAGTCCACGCTGTCGCGTTCGCTCGCGCGCCTCGAAGAGGACCTGGGCGTCGCGCTGTTCGCGCGGCGCGGCAGGACGCTCGCGCTCACCCCCGCCGGACGGACGTTCCTGGCGGGCGTGGAACGGGCGCTCGGCGAGGTGGAGCGGGCGGCGGACGAGGTACGGGCCGACGCGGACCCGGCGGCGGGCAAGGTCGCCTTCGGCTTCCTGCACACGCTCGGCCCCGAGACCGTCCCCGGTCTCCTGCGCGCCTTCCGCGCCGACCACCCGGGCGTGCGCTTCTCGCTCGTGCAGAACTACGGCGAGGCCATGCTCGAACGCCTGCGCGCGGGCGGGCTGGACCTGTGCCTGACCTCGCCCGTGCCCCAGGAGACCGGCCTCGTCGCCCGCCGCGTCGACGAACAGCGCCTCCATCTCGTCGTCCCCGACGACCACCCCCTGGCCCCGCGCCGCCGGGTGCGGCTCGCGGAGGCGGCCGGTGAGACGTTCGTGACGCTCGAACCGGGC comes from Streptomyces sp. Tu6071 and encodes:
- a CDS encoding sensor histidine kinase, whose protein sequence is MVLAFALVAVVSALGTGALTFREARNGLLQRSQDGVVDQFRDEVGQVAPGFATPADQDTLTELASRLVSGHRAQSWRVVATYGALRADAGSGPAPELIGRELRGRVETHSVAVFQRVRARSGTVLVVGLPVTYAGDSRGLSGLSVYLIVPQSGEEAYVAALVSAVERAALPSLGLAVLLALLLARGVLRPVRELRGAQRRMAEGDLGTRLRVQGSDELAGLAGAFNETAAALEKSVAELRRMEARARRFAADVSHELRTPLAAMAAVTDVLAEEAPRFDKDTADAVRLVTEETMRLARLVEDLMEISRFDAGAVELHADDLDLAESVRRTLSTRGWTGRVETELPAGVRARVDPRRLDVVVANLVGNALKHGAAPVRLALRPLPSPRGVEIEVSDRGPGVPEAALPHLFDRFFKAGAARTRSESSGLGLAITHENVRLHGGDVTAANRPDGGVVFTVRLPLAPPEDAGKTPEARA
- a CDS encoding ArsR/SmtB family transcription factor, which codes for MSAEDTPTPPTALPPVAPVDLDAKGLRALAHPVRVQLLGALRRFGPSTATALAQRLGVSSGTASYHLRQLGGAGFVVEDSERGNNRERWWRAAHGGTLFDSSTYVEREPEATFLYHQAVAAAHARRMQDAVNEYATLPAEWREVSDMSDYSLWLSPGEALRLGEEVREVIARYRQAGAGEAPDGTGRVSMIVHVIPEVDGSPASDVPPPAASGEE
- a CDS encoding GerMN domain-containing protein; the protein is MRRPRSSRTLGALALAAAGLLAGCGVPPTDVIEVGAPATGLRLAHGVYFLVRDEPGTLRAAPRPETSGRGALRALLAGPSPAEGPTLMTALPKDLPLPGLAVRDTTLELRFPKRTPPLSAGASRQLACTALLNTSVPTALPHATAAPDQGAALPAPRLTTARVSVPGTPATLTDRAECPGLAD
- a CDS encoding MFS transporter, encoding MTTAPRSLRPLIGVLLALGVAQTATRISAIALPWYVLATTGSATQTGLVAFCEMGPYVLAQTFGGPLVDRVGARVVSGTTDLVSALAAAAIPLLDVSGGLNIGVLLALVAVIGTARGPGDLAKHVMVPEAADLARVPMERATGLSGTVERLASTLGLAGGGAVVALLGALTSLTVMAGLFALGSLVVLTTLPRRATAPAHHATETEEDEGYWRRLRAGAAFLRRDRLLLAVCVVVGVTNLLDAATSSVLIPVWARDSGGGVGSIGLVGAAMGIGGVAGSVVAAMYAHRLRRRPVFFFGYLMAGAPRYAVLALDVPLWLVVTVFVASGLGAGFLNPILGAVQIERVPRPLLGRVSGLVTAFAWAGIPFGGLVAGSLLGATALVPALLVFGALYFLTTSLAGLLPEWREMDRRPRSAVAGAVPRTGDHESSPSGV
- a CDS encoding AEC family transporter, with product MRGVLTGFWVIAAVIAVGYALGRSGRLGEGGRETLTRLAFHVATPALLFTTLADADLGVLLSAKLLVTAGSVVAVGAVYGVVAAVRGWGVGPGTIGALCSGYVNAGNLGIPIAVYVLGDASLVAPVLLFQQIVATPVGLTILDLRRPDRTRGGLVRQALTPLRNPVAVGSLSGVAVAALGLDVPGPVMDPLTLVGNMSVPAVLLAFGISLRGSALPARGPEAGQVLLSAGLKAVGQPLIAWFLAACVFGLRGHDLLAVVVTSALPAAQNLYTYAVRYRVAERLARESVLLSTVLSVPVLVGVAAALG
- a CDS encoding SRPBCC family protein yields the protein MIRVTRTLAVPYPQAKVIAYLADFAHAVDWDPGTVSCERLGEGTVGEGSRWHNVTEFRGRRTELTYRLDTYTPDRLVFSGVSKTAETTDDLSFTPGAGSTVITYHATIRFKGLSALASPVLHREFERLGDEITTTMPRAVAQALG
- a CDS encoding STAS domain-containing protein; the encoded protein is MLALPALPAPADLPALHRRVAALARRSGTLVLDLDGFAAGGLAAVDLLARLALTARQHGCGVRLRGAPHELDALLGALGLADVLGVSPPAPGTPRGR
- a CDS encoding DUF3152 domain-containing protein, producing the protein MRQKKPAARDSRTARRSEERKATSRRRGLLGLAALAVVTLLAAGLVARGGHGGHGGDGGAEAGSAGTSRTSPSPEAVRTEARGRPSASTGAGKSPKAKPSKSPEMSASPGPGPKSGTGLFTTASASGGLVGHGATVRRYTVQVEGGSGISATEAARQIERVLADPRGWTANGRDSFQLVGSGPHDFEVKIATPDTVDRLCGQAGLDTHGEVNCDVGSQVIVNLKRWLTGSPEFSGPVEEYRALIINHEVGHRIGHGHETCPGAGRPAPAMMQQIYGLKGCAPNAWPYDRNGTYLGGPAVA
- a CDS encoding response regulator transcription factor gives rise to the protein MSRVLLIEDDEPVRRAVTLGLRRQGHEVRAAASGEEGLAAFAAAVPDVVVLDWMLPGMDGLEVCRRLRTPERAHVPLLLVTARGDDIDVVVGLEAGADDYVVKPVRARVLDARIRAVLRRLDTPGTPPPETHGPLTIDRTGLRVAHEGAPVPLAPSELRLLLTLSASPGQVLSRQQLLEAVWEHSYHGDIRLVDACVKRLRNKLAAAADRVETVRGFGYRFRGGSTG
- a CDS encoding PIG-L deacetylase family protein, which gives rise to MPALLAVFAHPDDESLSAGGLLARAADAGWHTGVVTATWTAGTHREPELREALRVLGAGAPRFLGYADARVPESAPGEVRLLDAALEDAVARLGGYVSEFGPDVIVTHDALGGLTGHPDHVRTHEVAAGAAEAAGVPLWCATHPGSALRDWGVLLRAGQAAHVLPEERVDLRVDVRPWLERKWAAVLAHASEVERGAAPGRLAAMSAEERGRLLGTEWYETGGAGPEVP